In one Drosophila pseudoobscura strain MV-25-SWS-2005 chromosome X, UCI_Dpse_MV25, whole genome shotgun sequence genomic region, the following are encoded:
- the LOC26531987 gene encoding protein argonaute-2 isoform X4, translating to MAAGASADGEEATHPPNGGPAASGLQKEEEKQAEWKTQRSQKRRYKAGEGWGGKKRQQQQQPHSDAREKHNRQQHAGQQRGQGGNQQCQGGSQLYSSRQPQGELPQWPGQPRGTLGKPGQVSVNYLDVNLDKMPAVAYHYDVKITPERPKKFYRQAFEQYRVEHLGGAIAAFDGRASCYSVVKLKCSSQGQEVKVTDRHGRTLNYTLELKETEDLEVDLNSLRSYMKDKIYDKPMRALQCLEVVLAAPCHNTAIRAGRSFFKRSEPGSAFDLNDGYEALVGLYQTFVLGDRPFVNVDISHKSFPKAMTIIDYLELYQKQKIDKSTNLDYKRSDIESFLTGMNIIYEPPACLGSAPRVFRVNGLCKVPASTQTFELDGKEMTVAEYYKSRQYNLKFPNLLCLHVGPPLKHIYLPIELCRIEDGQTLNRKDGANQVAAMIKYAATSTNERKAKIIRLMEYFRHNLDPTISHFGIRLGSDFIVVNTRTLNAPQIEYKNNLASVRNGSWRMDGMQFLEPKPKSHKWAILYGKINYLYVDELQKMVIQKSRKVNLCLDAKAEKLYYKDERELDALFRYFKKNQFDVVFVIIPNSGHLYDVVKQKAELQHGILTQCIKQITVERKCNAQVIGSILLKVNSKLNGTNHKLRDDLHCLPKKTMFLGADVTHPSPDQREIPSVVGVAASHDPFGASYNMQYRLQRSALEEIEDMESITLEHLRVYHNFQQCYPDHIIYYRDGVSDGQFPNIKNKELRGISAACSKLHIKPKICCFIVVKRHHTRFFPNGVPSQYNKFNNVVTGTVVDRTIVHPNEMQFFMVSHQSIQGTAKPTRYNVIENTGNLDIDVLQKLTYNLCHMFPRCNRAVSYPAPAYLAHLAAARGRVYLTGCTKFRSPQEEYAKRLIVPEFMKTNPMYFV from the exons ATGG CTGCTGGTGCGTCTGCGGACGGAGAAGAGGCTACCCACCCCCCAAATGGAGGTCCTGCCGCCTCTGGCTTGCAGAAGGAGGAAGAGAAGCAAGCAGAATGGAAGACACAGAGGTCTCAGAAGAGGCGCTATAAGGCCGGGGAAGGCTGGGGCGGaaagaagcggcagcagcagcagcagccacacagcGATGCTAGGGAAAAACATAACCGACAACAGCACGCAGGACAACAGCGAGGACAGGGCGGCAATCAACAATGCCAAGGAGGCTCCCAGCTCTACAGCTCTCGCCAGCCGCAAGGCGAACTCCCCCAATGGCCAGGCCAGCCGCGTGGAACTTTGGGAAAACCAGGTCAAGTATCTGTCAATTATCTCGACGTTAACTTGGACAAAATGCCTGCGGTGGCCTATCACTACGATGTGAAGATCACGCCAGAGCGTCCTAAGAAGTTCTATCGTCAGGCTTTTGAGCAGTACAGAGTTGAACACTTGGGCGGAGCGATTGCCGCATTTGATGGACGTGCATCGTGTTACTCAGTTGTGAAGCTAAAATGCAGCTCCCAGGGCCAAGAAGTGAAA GTAACAGATCGCCACGGCCGTACCCTGAATTACACTCTGGAACTCAAGGAGACGGAGGACTTGGAGGTCGATCTGAACTCGCTGAGAAG CTATATGAAGGATAAGATATATGACAAGCCCATGCGAGCCTTGCAGTGTCTGGAGGTTGTGTTGGCAGCACCCTGTCATAACACCGCCATACGCGCCGGTCGCTCCTTCTTCAAAAGGTCTGAGCCCGGAAGTGCCTTTGATCTTAACGACGGCTACGAAGCTCTGGTTGGGCTCTATCAAACATTCGTTCTTGGCGATCGCCCGTTTGTCAATGTGGACATATCGCACAAGTCCTTTCCGAAGGCCATGACGATCATCGACTATTTAGAGCTgtatcagaaacagaaaattgACAAAAGCACAAATCTTGACTACAAGCGTTCTGATATTGAATCATTCCTAACGGGCATGAATATAATTTACGAGCCGCCTGCCTGTCTTGGCAGCGCCCCGCGCGTCTTCAGAGTCAACGGGCTTTGTAAGGTTCCGGCTAGCACTCAGACATTTGAGCTGGATGGAAAAGAAATGACCGTTGCAGAGTACTACAAGTCTCGGCAGTATAATTTAAAGTTTCCGAACCTTCTCTGCTTGCATGTTGGGCCGCCTCTGAAGCACATTTACTTGCCTATCGAACTATGTCGCATTGAGGATGGGCAGACACTGAAT CGCAAGGATGGAGCTAATCAGGTGGCGGCCATGATTAAGTATGCTGCCACTTCCACCAACGAGAGGAAGGCCAAGATCATCCGCTTGATGGAATATTTCAGGCACAATTTAGACCCGACCATCAGCCACTTTGGCATACGTCTGGGCAGTGACTTCATCGTCGTGAATACACGCACGCTCAATGCGCCTCAGATTGagtacaaaaacaatttggCCTCGGTGAGGAACGGTTCGTGGCGCATGGATGGCATGCAATTCCTTGAACCCAAGCCAAAGTCACATAAATGGGCCATACTCTACGGCAAGATTAACTACCTGTATGTGGACGAGCTTCAGAAGATG GTTATTCAGAAGAGTCGCAAAGTCAATCTGTGCCTGGATGCCAAGGCCGAGAAACTGTACTACAAGGATGAACGTGAACTAGATGCTCTTTTCCGCTATTTCAAAAAGAATCAATTTGATGTGGTGTTCGTTATTATACCAAATTCCGGGCATCTTTATGATGTCGTGAAGCAAAAGGCTGAGCTGCAGCACGGCATTCTTACACAATGCATCAAGCAGATCACAGTCGAGCGCAAATGTAACGCGCAGGTTATTGGCAGCATTCTACTTAAAGTTAATTCCAAGCTGAACGGCACCAACCACAAGCTACGGGATGACCTACACTGTCTGCCAAAGAAGACCATGTTTTTGGGTGCAGATGTGACTCATCCGTCGCCCGATCAGCGAGAGATCCCCAGTGTGGTGGGTGTTGCCGCCTCCCATGATCCATTCGGGGCTTCATATAACATGCAATATCGCTTGCAACGCTCTGCCCTGGAGGAGATCGAGGACATGGAGTCGATAACCCTTGAGCACTTGCGTGTCTATCATAATTTCCAACAATGCTACCCAGACCACATTATCTACTATCGTGATGGCGTAAGCGATGGCCAGTTTCCCAACATCAAGAATAAAGAGTTGAGGGGAATTTCTGCCGCCTGCAGCAAG CTGCACATTAAGCCCAAGATTTGCTGCTTCATTGTAGTTAAGCGGCATCATACGCGCTTCTTTCCGAACGGAGTTCCATCGCAATACAACAAGTTCAACAACGTTGTTACGGGAACCGTCGTCGATCGCACCATTGTCCATCCCAATGAGATGCAGTTCTTCATGGTCAGCCATCAGTCGATTCAGGGGACGGCCAAGCCGACGCGTTACAACGTAATCGAGAATACGGGCAACTTGGATATTGATGTACTGCAGAAATTGACATACAATCTTTGTCACATGTTTCCTCGTTGCAACCGCGCAGTGTCTTATCCGGCTCCGGCATATTTGGCACATTTGGCTGCGGCACGTGGACGTGTCTACCTTACTGG CTGCACCAAGTTTCGTTCTCCCCAGGAGGAGTACGCAAAGCGTTTGATAGTGCCAGAGTTCATGAAGACGAACcctatgtattttgtttag
- the LOC26531987 gene encoding protein argonaute-2 isoform X5, with translation MPAVAYHYDVKITPERPKKFYRQAFEQYRVEHLGGAIAAFDGRASCYSVVKLKCSSQGQEVKVTDRHGRTLNYTLELKETEDLEVDLNSLRSYMKDKIYDKPMRALQCLEVVLAAPCHNTAIRAGRSFFKRSEPGSAFDLNDGYEALVGLYQTFVLGDRPFVNVDISHKSFPKAMTIIDYLELYQKQKIDKSTNLDYKRSDIESFLTGMNIIYEPPACLGSAPRVFRVNGLCKVPASTQTFELDGKEMTVAEYYKSRQYNLKFPNLLCLHVGPPLKHIYLPIELCRIEDGQTLNRKDGANQVAAMIKYAATSTNERKAKIIRLMEYFRHNLDPTISHFGIRLGSDFIVVNTRTLNAPQIEYKNNLASVRNGSWRMDGMQFLEPKPKSHKWAILYGKINYLYVDELQKMVIQKSRKVNLCLDAKAEKLYYKDERELDALFRYFKKNQFDVVFVIIPNSGHLYDVVKQKAELQHGILTQCIKQITVERKCNAQVIGSILLKVNSKLNGTNHKLRDDLHCLPKKTMFLGADVTHPSPDQREIPSVVGVAASHDPFGASYNMQYRLQRSALEEIEDMESITLEHLRVYHNFQQCYPDHIIYYRDGVSDGQFPNIKNKELRGISAACSKLHIKPKICCFIVVKRHHTRFFPNGVPSQYNKFNNVVTGTVVDRTIVHPNEMQFFMVSHQSIQGTAKPTRYNVIENTGNLDIDVLQKLTYNLCHMFPRCNRAVSYPAPAYLAHLAAARGRVYLTGCTKFRSPQEEYAKRLIVPEFMKTNPMYFV, from the exons ATGCCTGCGGTGGCCTATCACTACGATGTGAAGATCACGCCAGAGCGTCCTAAGAAGTTCTATCGTCAGGCTTTTGAGCAGTACAGAGTTGAACACTTGGGCGGAGCGATTGCCGCATTTGATGGACGTGCATCGTGTTACTCAGTTGTGAAGCTAAAATGCAGCTCCCAGGGCCAAGAAGTGAAA GTAACAGATCGCCACGGCCGTACCCTGAATTACACTCTGGAACTCAAGGAGACGGAGGACTTGGAGGTCGATCTGAACTCGCTGAGAAG CTATATGAAGGATAAGATATATGACAAGCCCATGCGAGCCTTGCAGTGTCTGGAGGTTGTGTTGGCAGCACCCTGTCATAACACCGCCATACGCGCCGGTCGCTCCTTCTTCAAAAGGTCTGAGCCCGGAAGTGCCTTTGATCTTAACGACGGCTACGAAGCTCTGGTTGGGCTCTATCAAACATTCGTTCTTGGCGATCGCCCGTTTGTCAATGTGGACATATCGCACAAGTCCTTTCCGAAGGCCATGACGATCATCGACTATTTAGAGCTgtatcagaaacagaaaattgACAAAAGCACAAATCTTGACTACAAGCGTTCTGATATTGAATCATTCCTAACGGGCATGAATATAATTTACGAGCCGCCTGCCTGTCTTGGCAGCGCCCCGCGCGTCTTCAGAGTCAACGGGCTTTGTAAGGTTCCGGCTAGCACTCAGACATTTGAGCTGGATGGAAAAGAAATGACCGTTGCAGAGTACTACAAGTCTCGGCAGTATAATTTAAAGTTTCCGAACCTTCTCTGCTTGCATGTTGGGCCGCCTCTGAAGCACATTTACTTGCCTATCGAACTATGTCGCATTGAGGATGGGCAGACACTGAAT CGCAAGGATGGAGCTAATCAGGTGGCGGCCATGATTAAGTATGCTGCCACTTCCACCAACGAGAGGAAGGCCAAGATCATCCGCTTGATGGAATATTTCAGGCACAATTTAGACCCGACCATCAGCCACTTTGGCATACGTCTGGGCAGTGACTTCATCGTCGTGAATACACGCACGCTCAATGCGCCTCAGATTGagtacaaaaacaatttggCCTCGGTGAGGAACGGTTCGTGGCGCATGGATGGCATGCAATTCCTTGAACCCAAGCCAAAGTCACATAAATGGGCCATACTCTACGGCAAGATTAACTACCTGTATGTGGACGAGCTTCAGAAGATG GTTATTCAGAAGAGTCGCAAAGTCAATCTGTGCCTGGATGCCAAGGCCGAGAAACTGTACTACAAGGATGAACGTGAACTAGATGCTCTTTTCCGCTATTTCAAAAAGAATCAATTTGATGTGGTGTTCGTTATTATACCAAATTCCGGGCATCTTTATGATGTCGTGAAGCAAAAGGCTGAGCTGCAGCACGGCATTCTTACACAATGCATCAAGCAGATCACAGTCGAGCGCAAATGTAACGCGCAGGTTATTGGCAGCATTCTACTTAAAGTTAATTCCAAGCTGAACGGCACCAACCACAAGCTACGGGATGACCTACACTGTCTGCCAAAGAAGACCATGTTTTTGGGTGCAGATGTGACTCATCCGTCGCCCGATCAGCGAGAGATCCCCAGTGTGGTGGGTGTTGCCGCCTCCCATGATCCATTCGGGGCTTCATATAACATGCAATATCGCTTGCAACGCTCTGCCCTGGAGGAGATCGAGGACATGGAGTCGATAACCCTTGAGCACTTGCGTGTCTATCATAATTTCCAACAATGCTACCCAGACCACATTATCTACTATCGTGATGGCGTAAGCGATGGCCAGTTTCCCAACATCAAGAATAAAGAGTTGAGGGGAATTTCTGCCGCCTGCAGCAAG CTGCACATTAAGCCCAAGATTTGCTGCTTCATTGTAGTTAAGCGGCATCATACGCGCTTCTTTCCGAACGGAGTTCCATCGCAATACAACAAGTTCAACAACGTTGTTACGGGAACCGTCGTCGATCGCACCATTGTCCATCCCAATGAGATGCAGTTCTTCATGGTCAGCCATCAGTCGATTCAGGGGACGGCCAAGCCGACGCGTTACAACGTAATCGAGAATACGGGCAACTTGGATATTGATGTACTGCAGAAATTGACATACAATCTTTGTCACATGTTTCCTCGTTGCAACCGCGCAGTGTCTTATCCGGCTCCGGCATATTTGGCACATTTGGCTGCGGCACGTGGACGTGTCTACCTTACTGG CTGCACCAAGTTTCGTTCTCCCCAGGAGGAGTACGCAAAGCGTTTGATAGTGCCAGAGTTCATGAAGACGAACcctatgtattttgtttag
- the LOC26531987 gene encoding protein argonaute-2 isoform X1, with translation MEKENTAGASADGEEATHPPNGGPAASGLQKEEEKQAEWKTQRSQKRRYKAGEGWGGKKRQQQQQPHSDAREKHNRQQHAGQQRGQGGNQQCQGGSQLYSSRQPQGELPQWPGQPRGTLGKPGQVSVNYLDVNLDKMPAVAYHYDVKITPERPKKFYRQAFEQYRVEHLGGAIAAFDGRASCYSVVKLKCSSQGQEVKVTDRHGRTLNYTLELKETEDLEVDLNSLRSYMKDKIYDKPMRALQCLEVVLAAPCHNTAIRAGRSFFKRSEPGSAFDLNDGYEALVGLYQTFVLGDRPFVNVDISHKSFPKAMTIIDYLELYQKQKIDKSTNLDYKRSDIESFLTGMNIIYEPPACLGSAPRVFRVNGLCKVPASTQTFELDGKEMTVAEYYKSRQYNLKFPNLLCLHVGPPLKHIYLPIELCRIEDGQTLNRKDGANQVAAMIKYAATSTNERKAKIIRLMEYFRHNLDPTISHFGIRLGSDFIVVNTRTLNAPQIEYKNNLASVRNGSWRMDGMQFLEPKPKSHKWAILYGKINYLYVDELQKMVIQKSRKVNLCLDAKAEKLYYKDERELDALFRYFKKNQFDVVFVIIPNSGHLYDVVKQKAELQHGILTQCIKQITVERKCNAQVIGSILLKVNSKLNGTNHKLRDDLHCLPKKTMFLGADVTHPSPDQREIPSVVGVAASHDPFGASYNMQYRLQRSALEEIEDMESITLEHLRVYHNFQQCYPDHIIYYRDGVSDGQFPNIKNKELRGISAACSKLHIKPKICCFIVVKRHHTRFFPNGVPSQYNKFNNVVTGTVVDRTIVHPNEMQFFMVSHQSIQGTAKPTRYNVIENTGNLDIDVLQKLTYNLCHMFPRCNRAVSYPAPAYLAHLAAARGRVYLTGCTKFRSPQEEYAKRLIVPEFMKTNPMYFV, from the exons atggaaaaagaaaata CTGCTGGTGCGTCTGCGGACGGAGAAGAGGCTACCCACCCCCCAAATGGAGGTCCTGCCGCCTCTGGCTTGCAGAAGGAGGAAGAGAAGCAAGCAGAATGGAAGACACAGAGGTCTCAGAAGAGGCGCTATAAGGCCGGGGAAGGCTGGGGCGGaaagaagcggcagcagcagcagcagccacacagcGATGCTAGGGAAAAACATAACCGACAACAGCACGCAGGACAACAGCGAGGACAGGGCGGCAATCAACAATGCCAAGGAGGCTCCCAGCTCTACAGCTCTCGCCAGCCGCAAGGCGAACTCCCCCAATGGCCAGGCCAGCCGCGTGGAACTTTGGGAAAACCAGGTCAAGTATCTGTCAATTATCTCGACGTTAACTTGGACAAAATGCCTGCGGTGGCCTATCACTACGATGTGAAGATCACGCCAGAGCGTCCTAAGAAGTTCTATCGTCAGGCTTTTGAGCAGTACAGAGTTGAACACTTGGGCGGAGCGATTGCCGCATTTGATGGACGTGCATCGTGTTACTCAGTTGTGAAGCTAAAATGCAGCTCCCAGGGCCAAGAAGTGAAA GTAACAGATCGCCACGGCCGTACCCTGAATTACACTCTGGAACTCAAGGAGACGGAGGACTTGGAGGTCGATCTGAACTCGCTGAGAAG CTATATGAAGGATAAGATATATGACAAGCCCATGCGAGCCTTGCAGTGTCTGGAGGTTGTGTTGGCAGCACCCTGTCATAACACCGCCATACGCGCCGGTCGCTCCTTCTTCAAAAGGTCTGAGCCCGGAAGTGCCTTTGATCTTAACGACGGCTACGAAGCTCTGGTTGGGCTCTATCAAACATTCGTTCTTGGCGATCGCCCGTTTGTCAATGTGGACATATCGCACAAGTCCTTTCCGAAGGCCATGACGATCATCGACTATTTAGAGCTgtatcagaaacagaaaattgACAAAAGCACAAATCTTGACTACAAGCGTTCTGATATTGAATCATTCCTAACGGGCATGAATATAATTTACGAGCCGCCTGCCTGTCTTGGCAGCGCCCCGCGCGTCTTCAGAGTCAACGGGCTTTGTAAGGTTCCGGCTAGCACTCAGACATTTGAGCTGGATGGAAAAGAAATGACCGTTGCAGAGTACTACAAGTCTCGGCAGTATAATTTAAAGTTTCCGAACCTTCTCTGCTTGCATGTTGGGCCGCCTCTGAAGCACATTTACTTGCCTATCGAACTATGTCGCATTGAGGATGGGCAGACACTGAAT CGCAAGGATGGAGCTAATCAGGTGGCGGCCATGATTAAGTATGCTGCCACTTCCACCAACGAGAGGAAGGCCAAGATCATCCGCTTGATGGAATATTTCAGGCACAATTTAGACCCGACCATCAGCCACTTTGGCATACGTCTGGGCAGTGACTTCATCGTCGTGAATACACGCACGCTCAATGCGCCTCAGATTGagtacaaaaacaatttggCCTCGGTGAGGAACGGTTCGTGGCGCATGGATGGCATGCAATTCCTTGAACCCAAGCCAAAGTCACATAAATGGGCCATACTCTACGGCAAGATTAACTACCTGTATGTGGACGAGCTTCAGAAGATG GTTATTCAGAAGAGTCGCAAAGTCAATCTGTGCCTGGATGCCAAGGCCGAGAAACTGTACTACAAGGATGAACGTGAACTAGATGCTCTTTTCCGCTATTTCAAAAAGAATCAATTTGATGTGGTGTTCGTTATTATACCAAATTCCGGGCATCTTTATGATGTCGTGAAGCAAAAGGCTGAGCTGCAGCACGGCATTCTTACACAATGCATCAAGCAGATCACAGTCGAGCGCAAATGTAACGCGCAGGTTATTGGCAGCATTCTACTTAAAGTTAATTCCAAGCTGAACGGCACCAACCACAAGCTACGGGATGACCTACACTGTCTGCCAAAGAAGACCATGTTTTTGGGTGCAGATGTGACTCATCCGTCGCCCGATCAGCGAGAGATCCCCAGTGTGGTGGGTGTTGCCGCCTCCCATGATCCATTCGGGGCTTCATATAACATGCAATATCGCTTGCAACGCTCTGCCCTGGAGGAGATCGAGGACATGGAGTCGATAACCCTTGAGCACTTGCGTGTCTATCATAATTTCCAACAATGCTACCCAGACCACATTATCTACTATCGTGATGGCGTAAGCGATGGCCAGTTTCCCAACATCAAGAATAAAGAGTTGAGGGGAATTTCTGCCGCCTGCAGCAAG CTGCACATTAAGCCCAAGATTTGCTGCTTCATTGTAGTTAAGCGGCATCATACGCGCTTCTTTCCGAACGGAGTTCCATCGCAATACAACAAGTTCAACAACGTTGTTACGGGAACCGTCGTCGATCGCACCATTGTCCATCCCAATGAGATGCAGTTCTTCATGGTCAGCCATCAGTCGATTCAGGGGACGGCCAAGCCGACGCGTTACAACGTAATCGAGAATACGGGCAACTTGGATATTGATGTACTGCAGAAATTGACATACAATCTTTGTCACATGTTTCCTCGTTGCAACCGCGCAGTGTCTTATCCGGCTCCGGCATATTTGGCACATTTGGCTGCGGCACGTGGACGTGTCTACCTTACTGG CTGCACCAAGTTTCGTTCTCCCCAGGAGGAGTACGCAAAGCGTTTGATAGTGCCAGAGTTCATGAAGACGAACcctatgtattttgtttag